The Mytilus trossulus isolate FHL-02 chromosome 3, PNRI_Mtr1.1.1.hap1, whole genome shotgun sequence genome contains a region encoding:
- the LOC134710941 gene encoding eggshell protein 1-like, translating into MPEKFIKWVISSGGGYGGDSVSGCGGGGDESGNGGGGNDGDCDSGGGCGYGGDTVSGCGGTGDESGNCGGSNDGDCDSGGGGSGNGGGGNDGNCDSGGDCCSGGGGG; encoded by the coding sequence TATCAAATGGGTGATTTCTTCTGGTGGTGGTTACGGCGGTGATAGTGTTAGTGGTTGTGGTGGTGGTGGTGATGAAAGTGGTAACGGCGGCGGTGGTAATGATGGTGATTGCGATAGTGGTGGTGGTTGTGGTTACGGCGGTGATACTGTTAGTGGTTGTGGTGGTACTGGTGATGAAAGTGGTAACTGCGGCGGTAGTAATGATGGTGATTGCGATAGTGGTGGTGGTGGTAGTGGTAACGGCGGCGGTGGTAATGATGGTAATTGCGATAGTGGTGGTGATTGTTGtagtggtggtggtggtggttaA